From Geomonas agri, one genomic window encodes:
- the rsgA gene encoding ribosome small subunit-dependent GTPase A, translating to MSNRQSELEKLGWNERLERLAALQGQSIDAVARVAAVDRDQLLLLNDKGALRAKLSGSYLHHHRRPEELPCVGDWVCVEKGTNDDFGLIHAMLERRTSLCRRAVGGISESQMIAANIDYVIIVQSCHFDFNLNRLQRYLVMVTEGGATPFILLTKTDLVEPDVLTAQLAQIRAAGITAPVLPLSNVTEEGIDELKRNLLPGLTYCLVGSSGVGKSTIINELLGRGRLETQDVSATGEGKHTTVRRELILLANGALVIDNPGMREFGMVAAENGIGGSFIDINVLASGCRYRDCTHTSEPGCAVLDALSAGAIDQENYQNYLKLKEEAEFYQMSHAEKRKKDRDFGKFIKSAKKDLRRD from the coding sequence ATGTCGAACCGGCAATCGGAACTGGAAAAATTGGGGTGGAACGAAAGATTGGAACGGCTCGCGGCACTGCAGGGGCAGTCGATTGACGCGGTGGCACGCGTGGCGGCGGTGGATCGGGATCAGCTCTTGCTCCTCAACGACAAGGGCGCGTTACGGGCCAAGCTGTCCGGGAGCTACCTGCACCATCACCGGCGGCCGGAAGAGCTGCCGTGCGTGGGAGATTGGGTCTGCGTCGAGAAGGGCACGAATGACGACTTCGGCCTTATCCACGCCATGCTGGAGCGCAGAACCAGCCTTTGTCGCAGAGCTGTTGGAGGGATCAGCGAATCGCAGATGATTGCGGCAAACATCGACTACGTCATCATCGTCCAGTCCTGTCACTTCGATTTCAACCTGAATCGTTTGCAGCGATACCTGGTGATGGTTACTGAAGGTGGCGCAACTCCGTTCATCCTTCTCACCAAGACAGACCTGGTTGAACCCGACGTGCTCACAGCCCAGCTTGCGCAGATACGTGCTGCCGGTATCACCGCGCCGGTGCTGCCCTTGAGCAATGTTACTGAAGAGGGTATCGATGAGCTGAAGCGGAATTTACTGCCGGGCTTGACCTATTGCCTGGTGGGTTCGTCTGGGGTCGGCAAAAGCACGATCATCAACGAACTGCTCGGCCGGGGGAGACTGGAAACTCAAGACGTGAGCGCTACCGGCGAAGGAAAACATACGACGGTGCGCCGGGAACTGATACTCCTCGCCAATGGCGCGTTGGTAATCGACAACCCGGGGATGCGCGAGTTCGGCATGGTAGCCGCTGAAAACGGCATAGGTGGAAGTTTTATCGACATAAACGTCCTAGCCTCCGGTTGCCGCTACCGCGACTGCACCCACACGAGCGAGCCCGGCTGTGCAGTCCTGGATGCGCTGAGTGCCGGTGCAATCGATCAAGAGAACTACCAGAACTATTTGAAGCTGAAAGAAGAGGCAGAGTTCTACCAGATGTCACATGCCGAAAAGAGGAAGAAAGATCGGGACTTCGGCAAGTTCATCAAATCTGCCAAGAAAGATCTGAGACGAGACTAG
- a CDS encoding sensor histidine kinase, whose translation MLSRLQKDRWSSIATGSVLIVASWFVDSLLDGVVFDEGDFLQQLLHPKMQELTYRLQTILFLLVFMTCAWRKSKKVQEATLALEDTVAKLALEKSRTEAILASVPDAVSVQDRDFRILYQNPPARQFRGEHVGHHCYSAYHGRNAVCIGCVVSDCFQDGLPHRQESTLVIDGQTRHIETAAAPLTDGTGEVVAAIEVVHDITERKTKENTLKQQFAAIEASMDGIALLTPAGDYLYLNKAHADIYGYSSQQELFGHTWKTLYTDEERLRLEPLIYAAFGKGHGWRGEATGLKKDGSLFPQEISLSLLEDGGIICVVRDISERHESEEAIRKLNASLRQQTLDLQATNRELEAFSYSLSHDLRTPLTTVYAASQALAEMYRDLLDETGHCLVNAIHTGCENMEQFIEAMLVLFRVTRTELACEEVDLGRVAEDIMAELRMYDVERSLDWHNQAGMTAWCDPHLARVLLQNLLGNAWKYTSRNEHTRIEFGQRLRDGMHEFFVRDNGIGFEMSDAEKIFKPFQRCHPSSDFPGTGVGLATVFRIVDRHGGEVRAEGEPGKGACFYFTLQGPQHHT comes from the coding sequence ATGTTGTCGCGGCTCCAAAAGGATCGTTGGTCTTCCATAGCCACGGGAAGCGTCCTGATAGTGGCATCGTGGTTCGTGGACAGCTTGCTCGACGGGGTGGTGTTTGACGAAGGCGATTTCCTTCAGCAGCTTCTGCACCCCAAGATGCAGGAACTGACCTACCGTCTCCAAACCATCCTGTTTCTGCTGGTTTTCATGACCTGTGCCTGGCGCAAGTCCAAGAAAGTGCAAGAAGCCACCTTGGCTCTGGAAGATACCGTAGCCAAACTGGCCCTGGAAAAGAGTCGCACCGAAGCCATCCTCGCCAGTGTCCCGGACGCGGTATCGGTCCAGGACCGTGACTTCAGGATCCTCTACCAGAACCCGCCGGCCAGGCAGTTCAGGGGCGAGCACGTCGGACACCACTGCTACAGTGCCTACCACGGCAGGAACGCAGTCTGTATCGGTTGCGTCGTCAGCGACTGCTTCCAGGACGGGCTGCCGCACCGGCAGGAGTCGACCCTTGTCATCGACGGGCAGACCCGTCACATCGAAACGGCAGCCGCCCCACTGACGGATGGCACCGGTGAGGTCGTCGCGGCCATAGAAGTGGTACACGACATCACCGAGCGCAAGACCAAAGAGAACACGCTGAAGCAGCAGTTCGCCGCCATTGAAGCATCCATGGACGGCATCGCCCTGTTGACCCCGGCCGGCGATTACCTGTACCTGAACAAGGCGCACGCAGACATCTACGGCTATTCGTCGCAGCAGGAACTGTTCGGCCACACCTGGAAAACGCTGTACACCGACGAGGAACGCCTACGACTGGAGCCGCTCATCTATGCGGCATTCGGGAAGGGACACGGCTGGCGCGGCGAGGCGACCGGCCTCAAGAAGGACGGCTCCCTGTTCCCCCAGGAGATATCCCTGTCGCTTCTGGAGGACGGAGGCATCATCTGCGTAGTGCGGGACATCTCGGAGCGCCATGAATCGGAGGAGGCGATCCGGAAGTTGAACGCCAGCCTGCGCCAGCAAACGCTCGACCTGCAGGCCACCAACCGGGAACTGGAGGCCTTCAGCTACTCATTGTCGCACGACCTGCGCACGCCGCTGACCACCGTTTACGCGGCCAGCCAGGCCCTTGCCGAGATGTACCGCGACCTGCTGGACGAAACCGGCCACTGCCTCGTCAATGCCATCCATACCGGGTGCGAAAACATGGAGCAGTTCATCGAGGCGATGCTGGTGCTGTTCCGGGTAACGAGAACGGAATTGGCTTGCGAGGAGGTGGACCTGGGGCGCGTGGCGGAGGACATCATGGCCGAACTGCGGATGTACGACGTGGAACGCTCGCTGGACTGGCACAACCAGGCAGGCATGACGGCCTGGTGCGATCCCCATCTTGCCCGGGTGCTCCTGCAGAACCTGCTGGGCAACGCCTGGAAGTACACCTCCAGGAACGAACACACCCGCATCGAGTTCGGGCAGAGGCTGCGCGACGGGATGCACGAGTTCTTCGTGCGTGACAACGGCATCGGCTTCGAGATGAGCGACGCCGAGAAGATCTTCAAGCCTTTCCAGCGCTGTCATCCCTCGAGCGACTTTCCCGGCACCGGGGTTGGGCTGGCCACCGTGTTCAGGATCGTCGACCGGCACGGCGGCGAGGTGCGCGCCGAGGGCGAGCCTGGCAAGGGCGCCTGTTTCTACTTCACGCTGCAGGGGCCGCAGCACCACACGTGA
- a CDS encoding ABC transporter substrate-binding protein has translation MTRMWFLNRLLQILVGICLLGWVTDGNGAEILRKKVLVLNSYHSGYKGSDDAVEGIKETLLRALPETEIQIEYLDSKNNSGKEFDTKLIDLLRFKYQQRHFDLILSTDDYAFNLLEAHRADLFGTTPVVFCGTNSFDRSRLAGKRGIVGIDERPSFKATLDLIFSLHPATKNIVVVRDDSVTGQLNDMEFRKAAERLQDKATFSDWAGLRLEQFISRVEQLRPGSVIVYFASFVQDRNGDRVSSNEALRRISSVSPVPVYGGWEFNLGKGIVGGRLLNLREHGAAAAALAVRVLKGESIDALPPVTPSPNKDMFDYNELRRFRIAQGKLPADSIIVNQPPGYLFTYRVEILSAISLLLLLALTISFVKLVKSRENLQIHRDALVQRNQDLEQALSKVKVLEGIIPVCMYCKKVRKDEQSWQQMESYISQHSEVQFSHGICPSCFDDNFSGKKPKQM, from the coding sequence ATGACCAGGATGTGGTTCTTGAACCGCCTGCTGCAGATACTAGTCGGCATCTGCCTGTTGGGATGGGTCACCGATGGCAACGGCGCCGAGATACTCAGGAAGAAGGTCCTGGTACTCAACTCCTACCATTCCGGGTACAAGGGGTCCGACGACGCCGTAGAAGGGATCAAGGAAACGCTGCTGCGGGCACTGCCGGAAACCGAGATCCAGATCGAGTACCTGGACTCCAAAAACAACAGCGGCAAGGAATTCGACACCAAGCTCATCGACCTGCTCAGGTTCAAATACCAGCAACGCCACTTCGACCTGATCCTCTCCACCGACGACTATGCCTTCAACCTCCTCGAAGCGCACCGGGCCGACCTGTTCGGGACGACACCGGTCGTTTTCTGCGGCACCAACTCGTTCGACCGTTCCCGGCTTGCCGGCAAGCGCGGCATAGTCGGCATCGACGAGCGCCCCAGCTTCAAGGCCACGCTCGATCTCATCTTCTCTCTCCATCCCGCGACGAAAAACATCGTGGTCGTCCGCGACGATTCCGTGACCGGGCAGTTGAACGACATGGAATTCCGCAAGGCTGCCGAGCGACTGCAGGACAAGGCCACCTTCTCCGACTGGGCCGGCCTGCGCCTGGAACAGTTCATCAGCCGGGTCGAGCAGTTGCGCCCCGGCAGCGTCATCGTCTATTTCGCGTCCTTCGTCCAGGACAGAAATGGCGACCGGGTCTCCAGCAACGAGGCGCTCAGACGGATCTCCAGCGTCAGTCCGGTGCCGGTGTACGGCGGCTGGGAATTCAACCTCGGCAAAGGGATCGTCGGCGGGCGCTTGTTGAACCTGCGCGAGCACGGCGCCGCAGCGGCGGCGCTGGCAGTTCGGGTGCTCAAAGGGGAATCCATAGACGCCCTCCCCCCGGTCACGCCGAGCCCCAACAAGGACATGTTCGACTACAACGAACTGCGGCGCTTCCGTATCGCACAGGGGAAACTCCCCGCCGACAGCATCATCGTCAACCAGCCCCCGGGCTACCTCTTCACGTACCGGGTCGAGATCCTGTCCGCCATATCGTTACTGCTCCTGCTGGCCCTCACCATAAGCTTCGTCAAGCTCGTCAAGAGCCGGGAGAACCTGCAGATCCACCGGGACGCCCTGGTGCAGCGCAACCAGGACCTCGAACAGGCCCTGTCCAAGGTAAAGGTCCTGGAGGGAATCATTCCCGTCTGCATGTACTGCAAGAAGGTCAGAAAGGACGAACAGAGCTGGCAGCAGATGGAGTCCTACATCTCCCAGCACAGCGAGGTTCAGTTCAGTCACGGCATCTGCCCCTCCTGCTTCGACGACAACTTCTCCGGCAAAAAGCCCAAGCAGATGTAG
- a CDS encoding adenosine deaminase codes for MNLESIPRQDLDDILRRMPKAELHIHIEGSLEPELIFRLARKNGIELVYPSIEALRAAYAFTDLQSFLDIYYAGAGVLQTEDDFFDMAWSYLNRARADNVIHCEIFFDPQTHTARGVPFATVINGLDRAVRRGREELGLSASLILCFLRHLSEADAFVTLEEALPYRDKFIGVGLDSGERGNPPEKFARVFGRCRELGLRLVAHAGEEGPAGYIRDALDLLHAERIDHGVRCLEDPQLVARLAAQRIALTVCPLSNVKLAVFPDLGQHNLVRLLAEGVVATINSDDPAYFGGYLNENLAATFAALPELGAREAYQLARNSFEASFVSEETRKEWIAGLDAFFSDCCAGFTPSPFGRGCPQGG; via the coding sequence ATGAACCTTGAATCCATCCCACGCCAGGATCTGGACGACATCCTGCGCCGCATGCCCAAGGCGGAGTTGCACATCCACATCGAGGGATCCCTGGAACCGGAGCTGATCTTTCGCCTGGCCCGCAAAAACGGCATCGAGCTCGTCTACCCTTCCATCGAGGCGCTGCGCGCGGCCTATGCCTTCACCGACTTGCAGAGCTTTCTCGACATTTACTATGCCGGTGCCGGCGTGCTGCAGACCGAGGACGATTTCTTCGACATGGCCTGGAGCTACCTGAACCGGGCCAGGGCGGACAACGTGATCCACTGTGAGATCTTTTTCGATCCCCAGACCCATACCGCCAGGGGAGTCCCCTTTGCCACCGTGATCAACGGGCTGGACCGCGCCGTTCGGCGTGGACGTGAGGAACTCGGGCTCTCCGCCTCCCTGATCCTTTGTTTTCTGCGTCACCTGAGCGAGGCGGATGCCTTCGTCACGCTGGAAGAGGCGCTGCCGTATCGCGACAAATTCATCGGCGTCGGTCTCGACAGCGGCGAGCGCGGCAATCCGCCGGAGAAGTTCGCCAGGGTCTTCGGCCGCTGCAGGGAACTGGGACTCAGGCTGGTGGCCCACGCCGGAGAGGAGGGGCCGGCCGGGTACATACGTGATGCGCTGGACCTGCTCCACGCGGAAAGGATCGACCACGGGGTGCGCTGCCTGGAAGACCCGCAGTTGGTGGCTCGACTCGCGGCGCAGCGCATCGCTCTGACGGTATGCCCGCTGTCCAACGTGAAACTGGCGGTGTTCCCTGACCTGGGACAGCATAACCTTGTCAGGCTCTTGGCCGAGGGGGTCGTCGCCACTATCAACTCCGATGATCCGGCCTACTTCGGTGGCTATCTCAACGAAAATCTCGCGGCGACCTTCGCTGCGCTCCCGGAACTCGGGGCGCGGGAGGCGTACCAGTTGGCGCGCAACAGCTTCGAGGCCAGCTTCGTATCGGAGGAGACCCGGAAAGAGTGGATTGCCGGCCTCGATGCCTTCTTCTCAGACTGTTGCGCCGGCTTTACCCCCTCGCCCTTCGGGAGAGGGTGCCCGCAGGGCGGGTGA
- a CDS encoding DUF3135 domain-containing protein: MSSQRDFTTYTPDELRELYKEDPARFDELAAEAVKKACVARTPEKSLKLQQMQWSMTMQMRKAKSNLGRMHIMENIFYTQVYGKKGQLEQLVDSCNSLLRTIGKKQQIMGKEEETVKLRRV, from the coding sequence ATGAGCAGCCAAAGAGACTTCACAACGTATACCCCGGATGAGCTGAGGGAGCTATATAAGGAGGATCCCGCCCGGTTCGACGAACTGGCGGCTGAGGCAGTAAAGAAGGCGTGCGTAGCGAGAACACCGGAAAAGAGCCTCAAGCTCCAGCAGATGCAGTGGTCGATGACCATGCAGATGCGTAAGGCGAAAAGCAACCTCGGCAGGATGCACATCATGGAGAACATCTTTTACACCCAGGTCTACGGCAAGAAGGGGCAACTGGAGCAACTGGTGGACAGCTGCAACTCCCTGCTGCGCACCATCGGCAAAAAGCAGCAGATCATGGGGAAAGAAGAGGAGACCGTCAAGCTACGCAGGGTGTAA
- a CDS encoding phage holin family protein — protein sequence MADKGEKTIGELVSELTGEVRELFRQELDLFTAEMKEKIVALAKDGVAIGVGGVLLYTGGLVLLAAIVLGLATVMPAWGAALVVAIALIAIGAVLVLKGGKDVKEMDAKPEQTVGALKETVQWAKTLKLTSSRRRGFASKSGTRKAI from the coding sequence ATGGCGGATAAAGGTGAAAAGACTATCGGTGAACTGGTGTCCGAACTGACCGGGGAGGTACGCGAACTGTTCCGGCAGGAACTGGACCTTTTCACGGCGGAGATGAAGGAGAAAATCGTTGCGCTTGCCAAGGACGGCGTCGCCATCGGGGTGGGCGGGGTTCTGCTCTATACGGGGGGGCTCGTGCTCTTGGCCGCCATCGTTCTGGGGCTGGCGACCGTGATGCCGGCGTGGGGGGCTGCACTGGTGGTGGCCATCGCTTTGATCGCCATCGGGGCGGTCCTGGTCCTGAAAGGCGGCAAGGACGTGAAGGAGATGGACGCGAAGCCCGAACAGACAGTGGGGGCTTTGAAGGAGACGGTACAATGGGCGAAAACGTTAAAGTTGACGAGCAGTCGCCGGAGAGGATTCGCGAGCAAATCCGGCACACGGAAAGCGATATAA
- a CDS encoding DUF3618 domain-containing protein, with the protein MGENVKVDEQSPERIREQIRHTESDITQTVQSLEQRLSPQYLKRRGVRKAKLFAWQGIAKALELAERTSVQASLVGGSVLLMLLGNRRVRHRMKIATGRKHVLEVQHPVPAVARAASASALWLLMRKLGGGKGSEKAPVSGWGLAATAAKAFLGGKRASEKSGTPREGKKVAWRGLATTIGATLGNYWFTHKTRRV; encoded by the coding sequence ATGGGCGAAAACGTTAAAGTTGACGAGCAGTCGCCGGAGAGGATTCGCGAGCAAATCCGGCACACGGAAAGCGATATAACCCAAACGGTGCAGAGCCTCGAGCAGAGGCTTTCCCCGCAGTACCTGAAACGGCGGGGAGTACGCAAGGCGAAACTGTTCGCTTGGCAGGGGATCGCCAAAGCCCTCGAGTTGGCAGAGAGGACCTCGGTGCAGGCCTCGCTGGTTGGCGGGAGCGTGCTGCTGATGCTGTTGGGGAACAGGCGGGTGCGCCACAGGATGAAAATCGCAACCGGCAGGAAACACGTACTAGAGGTGCAGCACCCGGTCCCGGCCGTGGCACGGGCGGCCAGTGCCAGTGCTTTGTGGCTGCTGATGCGCAAGCTCGGCGGCGGGAAAGGGAGCGAGAAGGCGCCGGTATCGGGATGGGGTCTGGCAGCGACTGCCGCCAAGGCATTCCTGGGCGGCAAGCGGGCATCGGAAAAAAGCGGCACTCCGAGGGAAGGTAAAAAGGTCGCGTGGCGCGGGCTGGCGACGACGATCGGAGCCACCCTGGGGAACTATTGGTTCACCCACAAGACCCGCAGGGTGTAG
- a CDS encoding YtxH domain-containing protein, which produces MRRHASTTAEVVSFSAGALVGAGLALLYAPKTGHEMREKVSDVTGDAIAKMKGLTAEAQDKLNRNLRRGREYAEEKVSELSSNIEEREQYH; this is translated from the coding sequence ATGAGAAGACACGCGAGCACCACGGCTGAGGTAGTCAGCTTTTCGGCAGGGGCATTGGTAGGTGCCGGGCTGGCACTGCTCTACGCCCCGAAAACCGGGCACGAAATGAGGGAGAAAGTATCTGACGTGACCGGGGACGCCATCGCCAAGATGAAAGGGCTGACGGCCGAGGCCCAGGACAAGCTGAACCGGAACCTGCGCAGAGGGCGCGAGTACGCGGAAGAAAAAGTGTCGGAGTTATCTTCAAATATTGAGGAAAGGGAACAGTATCACTAA
- a CDS encoding DUF3187 family protein: MTSHALSMTSKFHLKTILFAIVVLLAAWGRPCHAEPLAITPFYTFNQSPLVQIYGLPAAENAVVQRSGQTWTLLSVDVANSYLKRESAHESLLVDGEGERITLALRYGVAERAEVGLDLPVVAYNGGVFDGFIEGWHKFFGLPRGDRPDAPRGQLQFEYAKDGQQRLDMDRAGLGIGDLRLNAGWQLYHDGSANPVALALRGSLKLPTGSSSRLTGSGSTDLALWLTGSSDYALPDTWGHATVFAAAGGLAMTDGQVLKEQHKNLAGFGTLGLGWSPVDSFALKAQLSGHSAFYRDSEFSELSSGAMQLLFGGSVAFSPRTTLDIALSEDVTVGASPDVALHLGLGHQF, translated from the coding sequence ATGACAAGTCATGCCCTGTCAATGACCTCGAAATTCCACCTTAAGACAATCCTCTTTGCTATCGTGGTACTGCTCGCAGCGTGGGGACGTCCGTGCCATGCGGAACCGCTCGCCATCACCCCTTTTTACACCTTCAACCAGAGCCCACTGGTGCAGATCTACGGGCTACCGGCCGCTGAAAACGCAGTGGTGCAGCGTTCCGGGCAGACCTGGACGCTGCTGTCGGTAGATGTGGCCAACAGCTACCTGAAGCGGGAGTCGGCACACGAGTCGCTCCTGGTAGACGGCGAGGGGGAGCGCATCACGCTCGCGCTGCGCTACGGTGTCGCGGAGCGGGCGGAAGTGGGGTTGGACCTCCCCGTGGTCGCGTACAACGGCGGGGTCTTTGACGGCTTCATCGAGGGCTGGCACAAGTTCTTCGGGCTTCCCCGGGGAGACAGGCCCGACGCCCCCAGGGGGCAGCTGCAGTTCGAGTACGCCAAGGACGGGCAACAGCGCCTGGACATGGACCGCGCCGGCCTCGGTATCGGGGACCTGAGGCTTAACGCGGGATGGCAGCTCTACCACGACGGCAGCGCCAATCCGGTCGCCCTGGCGCTGCGCGGCAGCCTCAAGCTTCCCACTGGAAGCAGTTCGCGTTTGACCGGCAGCGGCAGCACGGACCTGGCCTTGTGGCTTACCGGCAGCAGCGATTATGCCCTGCCGGATACCTGGGGGCACGCCACGGTTTTCGCTGCTGCCGGCGGCCTGGCCATGACAGACGGGCAGGTGCTGAAAGAGCAGCATAAGAACCTGGCCGGCTTCGGCACCCTGGGCCTGGGCTGGTCCCCGGTCGACAGTTTCGCCTTGAAAGCGCAGCTTTCCGGGCACAGCGCCTTCTACAGGGACAGCGAATTTTCCGAGTTGAGTTCCGGCGCCATGCAGCTCCTTTTCGGCGGTTCCGTCGCGTTCTCACCGCGTACTACCCTGGATATCGCCCTTTCCGAGGACGTCACCGTCGGCGCCTCGCCGGACGTGGCGCTGCACCTGGGGCTGGGGCACCAGTTCTGA
- a CDS encoding FIST signal transduction protein has product MGTSVGIGFSMRKNPVEAGQEAARTALERAGIGKPDFVMVFATVGYHQQRLIAAIREETSSAPLCGCSGEGVIAQQEVAETNFAVGVMVIASDELRFATASIVGIGEGGDVAGRRLAERVAPLVASDSRALFLLADGLGFDFDPFVAAFEEVLSPSARLPIFGGLAADNWASRKTFQYHDDQVLSDGACCVVMSGKGQVAWGINHGCVPVGTKRTITRSKGNIIYEIDGVSALEVLKEYLDEDWAIKWNKATLNLCLGFKTPEHLRQGYEEYFIRYITDKDEHEGSVTIQSDVTEGTELWIVRRDKELMMNGLRSIPRQIKEQLCGDPPKFVLQFECMGRGRVVFKEQERMDLVKSLQRDLGEQVPWLGFYTYGEIGPIRKYNCFHNFTSVVTVVY; this is encoded by the coding sequence ATGGGGACATCGGTAGGAATAGGGTTCAGCATGCGCAAGAATCCGGTCGAGGCGGGGCAGGAGGCGGCCCGGACCGCGCTGGAACGGGCCGGCATCGGCAAGCCGGATTTCGTCATGGTCTTCGCTACGGTAGGCTATCACCAGCAGAGGTTGATCGCCGCCATCCGCGAGGAGACCTCCAGTGCCCCGCTGTGCGGCTGCTCCGGCGAAGGGGTCATCGCGCAGCAGGAGGTGGCCGAAACCAACTTTGCCGTCGGCGTCATGGTGATCGCCTCGGACGAACTGCGCTTTGCCACCGCCTCCATCGTGGGGATAGGGGAGGGGGGCGACGTCGCCGGTCGGCGGCTGGCGGAACGGGTCGCGCCGCTGGTGGCGTCGGACAGCCGCGCCTTGTTCCTGCTCGCGGACGGGCTTGGCTTTGACTTCGATCCCTTCGTGGCGGCCTTCGAGGAGGTACTGTCACCGTCGGCGCGGTTGCCGATTTTCGGCGGGCTGGCCGCCGACAACTGGGCCTCCCGCAAGACCTTCCAGTACCACGACGACCAGGTGCTCAGCGACGGGGCCTGCTGCGTGGTCATGTCCGGCAAGGGGCAGGTGGCGTGGGGAATCAACCACGGCTGTGTCCCCGTCGGCACCAAGCGCACCATAACCCGCAGTAAAGGGAACATCATCTACGAGATCGACGGGGTATCGGCCCTGGAGGTGCTCAAGGAGTACCTGGACGAGGATTGGGCCATCAAGTGGAACAAGGCCACACTGAACCTGTGTCTCGGCTTCAAAACGCCGGAGCACCTGCGCCAGGGGTACGAGGAGTACTTCATCCGGTACATAACCGACAAGGATGAACACGAGGGTTCGGTCACCATCCAGTCCGACGTGACGGAGGGAACCGAGCTTTGGATCGTGCGCCGCGACAAGGAGTTGATGATGAACGGCCTGCGCTCGATACCGCGGCAGATCAAGGAACAGCTCTGCGGCGACCCGCCCAAATTCGTGCTGCAGTTCGAATGTATGGGGCGGGGCCGGGTGGTCTTCAAGGAGCAGGAACGCATGGACCTGGTCAAGTCCCTGCAGCGCGACCTTGGGGAGCAGGTGCCCTGGCTGGGGTTCTATACCTATGGAGAGATCGGGCCGATCCGGAAGTACAACTGCTTCCACAACTTCACCTCTGTAGTGACCGTGGTGTATTGA